In the genome of Halapricum salinum, one region contains:
- the nadC gene encoding carboxylating nicotinate-nucleotide diphosphorylase, which yields MIPDSTIERWLQEDLGHHDVTNHVPGETQGRLVAKEDGVVAGLDAATAVFEYLDVDVETTVENGDRADAGDVVLRTDGPAQETLRGERVAVNITGHASGVATKTREAVKRAREVDESVRIACTRKTTPGLRGIEKRAVVAGGGDTHRLDLSHMVMVKDNHVAEMGLTGAIKHFRERASFTTKIEVEVESPEDAPRAAEAGADIVLLDNLSPDETERAVERLRAAEADVLAEASGGITVADVPDYAATGVDVISMGSLTHSAQTLDLSFRSGGL from the coding sequence ATGATTCCAGACAGCACAATCGAACGCTGGCTTCAGGAAGACCTGGGCCATCACGACGTCACGAACCACGTTCCAGGCGAAACGCAGGGTCGACTCGTCGCCAAAGAGGACGGCGTCGTCGCCGGCCTCGACGCCGCGACGGCCGTCTTCGAGTATCTCGACGTCGACGTCGAGACGACTGTCGAGAACGGCGACCGAGCCGACGCCGGTGACGTCGTTCTCAGGACCGACGGCCCTGCACAGGAAACGCTCCGGGGCGAGCGCGTTGCCGTCAATATCACCGGACACGCCTCCGGAGTCGCGACGAAGACGCGCGAGGCTGTCAAGCGCGCTCGTGAAGTCGACGAGTCGGTCCGGATCGCCTGCACTCGAAAGACCACGCCCGGTCTGCGCGGCATCGAGAAACGGGCGGTCGTGGCGGGGGGCGGCGACACCCACCGGCTGGATCTCTCGCACATGGTGATGGTCAAGGACAACCACGTCGCCGAGATGGGGCTGACCGGAGCAATCAAGCACTTTCGAGAGCGGGCCTCGTTCACGACCAAGATCGAAGTCGAGGTCGAGAGCCCTGAGGACGCGCCTCGGGCCGCCGAGGCCGGCGCAGATATCGTCTTGCTGGACAATCTGTCCCCCGACGAGACCGAGCGGGCTGTCGAGCGACTCCGTGCGGCCGAGGCGGACGTGCTCGCGGAGGCCTCCGGCGGGATCACCGTCGCCGACGTGCCCGATTACGCGGCGACGGGCGTCGACGTCATCTCGATGGGCAGTCTGACCCACTCCGCGCAGACGCTGGATCTGTCCTTCCGGTCAGGCGGGTTGTGA